In Companilactobacillus allii, one genomic interval encodes:
- a CDS encoding TetR/AcrR family transcriptional regulator, protein MKIDVTQHLTLGATRTLKAFREAMFETLGEKEFDKITVNDICKKSEYPRATFYNYFDDKYDLLQYLWSYIGKDILSKIPKNITEEKGIIKIFNLLLDFFNDHQELLTNVTKNNGVNSHLWHSMSGYLRHEANILVYEYSAENDQVKVPVKLLARFYSDLIIAVLEWCLFEQPNIDKKTADKYLTSLLNGGFTA, encoded by the coding sequence ATGAAAATAGACGTTACACAGCACTTGACGCTTGGTGCAACTAGAACTCTAAAAGCGTTTAGAGAAGCCATGTTTGAGACCCTTGGTGAAAAAGAATTTGACAAGATTACGGTCAATGATATTTGTAAAAAAAGTGAATATCCACGTGCAACTTTTTACAATTACTTTGATGATAAATATGATCTATTACAATACTTATGGTCTTACATTGGAAAAGATATTTTATCAAAAATCCCCAAAAATATTACTGAAGAAAAAGGTATTATTAAAATATTTAATTTACTTTTAGATTTCTTCAATGATCATCAAGAATTATTAACGAATGTAACAAAAAATAACGGTGTTAATTCCCATCTATGGCATAGCATGTCAGGATATCTTCGTCATGAAGCTAACATATTGGTCTATGAGTATTCTGCTGAAAATGACCAAGTAAAGGTACCTGTTAAATTACTGGCACGTTTTTACAGCGATTTGATCATTGCCGTTTTGGAATGGTGCTTATTCGAACAACCTAACATAGATAAGAAAACTGCTGACAAGTATCTAACCAGCTTACTGAATGGTGGTTTTACCGCATAA
- a CDS encoding PspC domain-containing protein, giving the protein MHIPIKRSKNNQLIGGVVAGFCEKYDWDPAIGRVLYVILSLTPVFPGIIAYLVLWLLMEQPDMN; this is encoded by the coding sequence ATGCATATTCCAATTAAGCGTTCTAAAAATAACCAACTCATAGGTGGAGTTGTTGCTGGTTTCTGTGAAAAATATGATTGGGATCCAGCAATTGGCCGAGTGTTATATGTGATTTTGTCATTAACACCGGTATTCCCAGGTATCATCGCATATTTAGTGTTGTGGTTATTAATGGAACAACCAGATATGAACTAA
- a CDS encoding MetQ/NlpA family ABC transporter substrate-binding protein gives MNKKIKGIFAVLLTALSVFILAGCGNSSAANKVTTVKVGITGSDDRVWKAVNKKLAKENIKVKLVEFSDYSQPNTALDQGEVDLNAFQTVYFQNNWNKTHHTNIVSIGDTVIAPMALYSKKISNLSEIKEGDSIAVPNDATNEGRALQLLESAGLIKLDKAALPTPKDITENKLNLNIKQLDAAQTARSMGDVTASVVNSGVANDAKLNPKKAVYREKITAKSKPYVNIISANKKDKNNKTYKKIVKAYQSAEIAKKIKEVYGDYEKPAWNYKVLQ, from the coding sequence ATGAACAAAAAAATTAAAGGGATTTTTGCAGTACTTCTAACTGCACTGTCAGTATTTATACTGGCTGGTTGTGGAAATAGTTCAGCAGCCAATAAAGTAACAACAGTAAAGGTCGGTATTACAGGTTCTGATGATCGTGTTTGGAAAGCAGTAAATAAGAAACTAGCAAAAGAGAATATCAAAGTAAAACTTGTGGAGTTCAGTGACTATAGTCAGCCTAATACAGCCCTAGATCAAGGTGAAGTTGATTTGAATGCATTTCAAACAGTATACTTCCAAAATAATTGGAATAAGACACATCATACAAATATTGTAAGTATTGGTGATACAGTTATTGCTCCAATGGCTTTGTATTCAAAGAAAATCAGTAATTTAAGTGAGATCAAAGAAGGCGATTCAATTGCCGTTCCTAATGATGCAACTAATGAAGGACGTGCTCTTCAATTACTTGAGAGTGCTGGATTGATCAAGCTAGATAAAGCTGCATTACCAACACCAAAAGATATTACAGAAAACAAGTTGAACCTAAATATCAAACAACTTGATGCTGCACAAACAGCACGTTCAATGGGGGATGTAACTGCCTCAGTTGTTAATAGTGGTGTAGCTAATGATGCTAAGTTGAATCCCAAAAAGGCTGTTTACAGAGAGAAAATCACTGCAAAATCAAAGCCATATGTTAATATAATTTCAGCTAATAAGAAAGATAAAAATAACAAAACTTATAAGAAAATCGTTAAGGCTTACCAATCAGCTGAAATCGCTAAGAAAATCAAAGAAGTATACGGAGATTACGAGAAACCAGCTTGGAATTATAAAGTATTGCAATAA
- a CDS encoding methionine ABC transporter permease, which translates to MSHFINTYLPNVVENWEGDNGFVVAIQQTLYMTFVSAIFAGVIGIILGILLVVTTDDGITPHKVFYTTLDKLVNLFRSIPFIILLAVIGPFTKLIVGQTIGPTGALVPLVVGTAPFFARQVQLALVEVDKGVIEAAEAMGLSPIQIIFRVYLKEGLPELIRSGTLTTISLIGLTAMAGAVGGGGLGNMAISVGYQRFENDVTIVSMLLILVLVFVIQGIGDFAVRKLEH; encoded by the coding sequence ATGTCACATTTTATAAATACGTACTTACCCAATGTTGTTGAGAACTGGGAGGGTGATAATGGATTCGTTGTTGCCATTCAACAGACATTGTATATGACATTTGTCAGTGCAATATTTGCTGGAGTAATTGGTATTATATTAGGAATACTTTTGGTAGTTACTACTGATGACGGTATCACTCCACACAAGGTTTTCTATACTACTCTAGATAAATTAGTTAACTTATTCCGTTCGATACCTTTTATTATTTTATTGGCGGTTATCGGACCATTTACCAAATTAATTGTAGGACAGACTATCGGACCTACAGGAGCATTAGTTCCATTAGTTGTCGGAACAGCACCATTTTTTGCCAGACAAGTTCAATTAGCTTTAGTTGAAGTTGATAAAGGTGTGATTGAGGCTGCCGAAGCAATGGGACTTTCCCCAATTCAAATCATTTTTAGAGTCTATTTAAAAGAAGGACTCCCAGAACTTATTCGTTCAGGAACATTGACAACAATCAGTTTGATTGGTTTAACAGCCATGGCTGGTGCCGTTGGTGGTGGTGGTTTAGGTAACATGGCCATCTCAGTTGGTTATCAACGTTTTGAAAATGATGTTACGATCGTATCTATGCTTTTGATCCTAGTACTAGTCTTTGTAATTCAAGGTATTGGTGATTTCGCAGTTAGAAAGCTCGAGCACTAA
- a CDS encoding methionine ABC transporter ATP-binding protein: MVEKNGIVQLKDIDVTFHNEGKTIEAVKNVSINVQKGDVFGVIGYSGAGKSTLVRVINLLQKPTSGSVIVNNQNLTELSAKDLRKARKNIGMIFQHFNLMRSLTVFGNVAFPLRDSKLSKQERKDKVNNLLDLVGLADRANNYPSQLSGGQKQRVAIARALASDPEILISDEATSALDPKTTTEILSLLGRLNKELGITIVIITHEMDAIKQICNRVAVMENGELIEEGDLLTIFANPKKQLTKDFVNTSTQISNVLDEVKANGIVDSISGHLVELNFMGDVTNEPIIIELYKKFNIEANILFSNIERLQGTTVGIMLFDLEGEQNKIDKAIQYLTDLKINVKEIDLDESEGK; the protein is encoded by the coding sequence ATGGTAGAGAAGAACGGGATAGTACAACTAAAAGACATAGACGTTACCTTTCATAACGAAGGTAAGACTATTGAGGCTGTTAAGAATGTTTCAATAAATGTTCAAAAGGGTGACGTTTTCGGAGTTATTGGGTATTCCGGAGCCGGTAAAAGTACGTTGGTTCGTGTAATTAATCTATTGCAAAAGCCCACTTCAGGTAGTGTTATCGTTAATAATCAAAACCTCACAGAGTTAAGCGCAAAAGATTTAAGAAAAGCACGTAAGAACATAGGTATGATTTTCCAGCACTTTAATTTAATGAGATCTTTAACGGTTTTTGGGAACGTTGCCTTTCCACTAAGGGATTCCAAACTTTCGAAGCAAGAACGTAAGGATAAAGTCAATAACTTACTCGATTTGGTTGGTTTAGCGGATCGTGCCAATAATTACCCATCACAATTGTCAGGTGGTCAAAAGCAACGTGTGGCTATTGCCCGTGCATTGGCTAGTGATCCTGAGATTCTAATCTCTGATGAAGCGACAAGTGCCCTTGATCCTAAAACGACAACTGAAATACTAAGTTTATTGGGTAGATTGAATAAAGAATTGGGTATTACGATTGTTATCATTACTCATGAAATGGATGCTATAAAACAGATCTGTAACAGAGTTGCTGTTATGGAGAATGGAGAGTTGATTGAAGAAGGAGATCTTTTAACAATTTTTGCTAATCCAAAGAAACAGTTAACTAAGGATTTTGTTAATACATCAACTCAAATTAGTAATGTGTTGGATGAAGTTAAGGCAAATGGAATCGTGGACTCTATTTCTGGTCACCTTGTTGAACTAAACTTCATGGGGGATGTTACGAATGAACCGATTATTATTGAACTGTATAAGAAGTTCAATATTGAAGCTAATATTTTGTTCAGTAACATCGAACGTTTGCAAGGAACAACAGTAGGTATCATGTTGTTTGATCTTGAGGGTGAACAAAATAAGATTGATAAAGCAATTCAGTATCTAACAGATTTGAAAATTAATGTTAAAGAAATTGATTTAGATGAAAGTGAGGGTAAATAA
- a CDS encoding M20/M25/M40 family metallo-hydrolase, with the protein MSKLTDPLIQESIEELKQYIGLPSVSAKQQSIDETAEFLGNLLTEFGAKVDIWNDYKHPVVFAEAKPKKPSETTILIYNHYDVQPEEPVELWNSDPFELKITDDKFIGRGASDCKSDLISRITALKKYRQDHGDLPCNIKFLVEGEEEVASEHLAKYLEKYGDKLSADLVIWESGAKNEQEQFTFTGGNKGILCYELVATSSDIDLHSSFAAVVDSAAFRLSEAISALREKDGTIKVPGFYDDVVKPSKREEELVEKAVTPDLAKKWGLKVPLLNNKSVNYNLTFEPTINIEGISSGWEGEGVKTVTPKSATAKLEFRLVPNQDPKDIFDKLTKYLNDQGFKDIKVNYLLGEKGYRWDLDSPIVNKLISAAEDYYGGTDKVSALPSSAGTGPMYVVNKYTKAPIVSCGVSYAKGGAHAPNENIRIKDYLEFIDFFNEFLAKLN; encoded by the coding sequence ATGTCAAAATTAACAGATCCACTTATTCAAGAATCAATTGAAGAATTAAAACAATATATCGGCTTGCCATCTGTTTCTGCTAAGCAACAATCTATAGATGAAACGGCAGAATTCCTCGGTAATTTGTTAACTGAATTTGGAGCTAAGGTTGATATTTGGAATGATTATAAACATCCAGTAGTTTTTGCGGAAGCTAAACCGAAGAAGCCAAGTGAAACAACCATTTTGATTTATAATCACTATGATGTACAACCTGAAGAACCAGTGGAATTGTGGAATTCAGATCCATTTGAACTTAAGATCACTGATGACAAGTTCATCGGACGTGGAGCTTCTGATTGTAAGTCAGATTTGATTAGCCGTATTACAGCACTTAAAAAGTATCGCCAAGATCACGGGGATCTTCCTTGCAACATCAAATTTCTAGTTGAAGGTGAAGAAGAGGTTGCTAGTGAGCATCTCGCTAAGTATCTTGAAAAGTATGGTGATAAACTATCAGCTGACTTAGTTATCTGGGAATCTGGTGCAAAGAATGAACAGGAACAATTCACATTCACTGGTGGTAATAAAGGGATACTTTGTTATGAACTTGTTGCAACATCTAGTGATATTGACCTTCACTCATCATTTGCTGCAGTTGTGGATAGCGCAGCTTTCAGGTTAAGTGAGGCTATCAGTGCATTACGTGAAAAGGATGGCACTATCAAAGTTCCAGGATTTTATGACGATGTTGTGAAGCCAAGTAAACGAGAAGAAGAGTTGGTCGAAAAAGCTGTCACACCTGATTTAGCAAAAAAATGGGGTTTGAAAGTACCACTACTAAATAACAAATCAGTAAATTATAATTTGACGTTTGAGCCAACAATCAATATTGAAGGAATCAGTAGTGGTTGGGAGGGTGAAGGTGTAAAAACCGTTACTCCTAAGTCAGCTACTGCTAAGTTAGAATTTAGATTGGTACCTAATCAAGATCCAAAAGATATCTTTGATAAACTTACAAAATATCTAAATGATCAAGGATTCAAAGATATTAAGGTCAATTATCTACTTGGTGAAAAAGGATATCGTTGGGATTTGGACAGTCCGATTGTTAATAAATTGATTTCTGCCGCAGAAGATTATTATGGTGGAACTGACAAAGTATCAGCACTTCCATCTAGTGCTGGAACAGGTCCAATGTATGTAGTAAATAAATATACAAAGGCACCGATCGTATCTTGTGGTGTTAGTTATGCTAAGGGTGGCGCACATGCACCTAACGAAAATATCCGTATTAAAGATTATCTAGAATTTATTGATTTTTTCAATGAATTCTTAGCTAAGTTAAATTAA
- a CDS encoding MetQ/NlpA family ABC transporter substrate-binding protein yields MKKFKVTKVLLLAFTALFIFVLAGCSSQPKETTVKVGINPTDAPIWKIVKSKVKKEGINLKVTEFSDYNQPNTALSQGELDINAYQHKYFLDAWNKAHHTDIVPIGNTVIQPMAIYSSSIKNLSDLKDGDKVAIPNDASNESRALVLLENAGLIKLDNKTKLATVKNVSENKLNLKFTLLDAAQTARALDDVTVAVVNGNYASDAKLKPSAALYTEKINKSTKPWINFIAANKKDKNNKTYKKIVKAFQTKAVAKEIKKVYGGSAVPAWNTKL; encoded by the coding sequence ATGAAAAAATTTAAAGTAACAAAGGTTTTACTATTAGCCTTTACAGCATTATTCATCTTTGTTCTAGCAGGATGTAGCAGTCAACCTAAGGAAACAACAGTTAAGGTCGGTATTAATCCAACAGATGCTCCGATTTGGAAAATTGTTAAATCAAAAGTTAAAAAAGAAGGAATCAATCTAAAAGTTACTGAGTTCAGTGACTATAACCAACCTAATACAGCATTGTCACAAGGCGAACTTGATATTAATGCATATCAACACAAGTACTTCTTAGACGCATGGAACAAAGCTCATCATACAGATATCGTTCCTATTGGCAACACAGTTATCCAACCAATGGCCATTTATTCAAGCAGTATCAAGAATTTGAGTGATTTAAAAGATGGCGACAAAGTTGCTATCCCAAATGATGCATCAAATGAAAGTAGAGCTCTTGTATTACTAGAAAATGCCGGACTTATCAAGCTTGATAATAAGACAAAACTTGCAACAGTTAAGAATGTTTCAGAAAACAAGCTCAATTTGAAATTTACATTACTAGATGCAGCGCAAACAGCACGTGCACTAGATGATGTCACAGTAGCAGTAGTCAATGGTAACTATGCCAGTGATGCTAAATTGAAACCATCAGCAGCTCTTTATACAGAAAAAATCAATAAGAGTACAAAACCATGGATCAACTTTATCGCTGCTAACAAGAAAGACAAGAACAATAAGACATACAAGAAAATCGTTAAGGCTTTCCAAACAAAAGCAGTTGCTAAAGAAATCAAGAAAGTATATGGCGGTTCAGCTGTTCCAGCATGGAATACAAAACTTTAA
- a CDS encoding YitT family protein, translating into MILALELIAFSLNMFFEPNKVAAGGATGIAILLYEGWSIPTSLSVLLINIIMLIFSYFHLDKKTTIKLAFGSFLLPILLFITPVYNILPGNKIVSIIVGSIIFGIGLAILYTLDMSSGGTTVPPMIIHKNFGIDKYISLFIIDGFVCLGNIAMTGLLSFFLAVMSVAISSVAIKVFTIIEGK; encoded by the coding sequence ATGATACTAGCTTTAGAACTTATCGCGTTTAGTTTGAACATGTTCTTCGAACCAAACAAAGTTGCTGCAGGCGGTGCCACCGGTATAGCAATCTTACTATACGAAGGGTGGTCCATTCCAACATCATTATCAGTTCTCCTAATTAATATCATCATGTTGATTTTCTCCTATTTCCATTTAGATAAGAAAACCACCATTAAATTAGCCTTTGGAAGTTTTCTTCTTCCCATATTATTGTTTATCACTCCTGTTTATAATATATTGCCTGGAAACAAAATTGTCTCTATTATAGTTGGTAGTATTATTTTCGGTATTGGCTTAGCAATTTTATACACGTTAGATATGTCTAGTGGAGGAACCACCGTACCACCGATGATTATCCATAAGAATTTTGGAATTGATAAATATATTAGCTTATTTATTATCGATGGCTTCGTCTGTTTAGGGAATATCGCAATGACAGGATTATTATCATTCTTCCTTGCAGTTATGTCCGTAGCAATTTCTAGTGTCGCAATAAAAGTATTTACTATAATAGAGGGTAAATAA
- a CDS encoding DUF3862 domain-containing protein produces the protein MKIPFYKKKWFWISIISFFIIISTTAFVVENTYDDKADENLNQEDLFKKTKDSDTSIIDKFNKVKIGAKGNTLKRIEEVFGSPTITSNTSDRKNATLTWQNLKGLDDDVVIDITFQDGVAVSKSIKGLDIDRRNDLRLSDYNKVKENDSYDQVINLLGNPDNYIESGGVVTLTYTSDVEEKIDDASTYIEITLSNNKVTSKSQLNVK, from the coding sequence ATGAAAATTCCTTTTTATAAGAAAAAATGGTTTTGGATAAGTATTATTTCATTTTTTATAATCATATCAACGACGGCCTTTGTAGTGGAAAATACCTATGATGACAAGGCGGATGAGAATCTTAATCAAGAGGACCTTTTCAAAAAGACTAAGGATTCTGACACATCTATAATTGATAAATTCAACAAAGTAAAAATAGGTGCTAAAGGTAACACCTTGAAAAGAATCGAGGAGGTATTTGGATCTCCCACAATTACTAGTAATACTTCTGATAGGAAGAACGCTACATTAACTTGGCAAAATCTCAAAGGATTAGACGATGATGTGGTTATTGATATTACTTTTCAAGATGGAGTCGCAGTTTCTAAGTCGATAAAGGGATTGGATATTGATCGTAGAAATGACTTGAGATTATCTGACTATAATAAGGTTAAGGAAAATGATAGTTATGACCAAGTAATTAATTTGTTAGGTAATCCAGATAATTATATTGAGTCAGGCGGGGTGGTTACTTTAACTTATACTTCAGATGTTGAAGAGAAAATTGATGACGCGTCTACTTATATAGAAATAACCTTGAGCAATAACAAAGTTACAAGTAAAAGCCAATTGAATGTTAAATAA
- a CDS encoding Dam family site-specific DNA-(adenine-N6)-methyltransferase, with amino-acid sequence MRFIGSKTRLLTQIDELLTKHLDGSEKTFADIFSGSNVVGEYFKTRYAITTNDLLYFSYALAKGEIDLNSQPSFTGLFKLNIHNPFDYFNQYDISNYSGDFITNNYSSAGKEKRLYFTVANAKRIDFIRVTIQKWLDNNDITSNEYFYLLASLIEAVPFVSNTTGTYGAYLKNFNDKRATKPLKLEPMKIHNNKQQNRAFNEDANELVKKIHGDIVYIDTPYNIRQYGSNYHLLETIARYDDPKIHGVSGVRDYTDLKSEYSAKNKAKETMQDLLDNLKFTHVLLSYSTDGIISEDELNEMIGQVAVDGSLEVIKIPFKKYNSRLNKDNNQLCELLYYFRTSHQEDNELLQIQSVKLPSDNSKYIKSPLNYTGGKFKLLPQLIPNFPKHIDTMVDLFSGGGNVGINVDAHQYYFNDVNDRIIDMFKYFQNNEFNDILDRINYQIDKYHLDKENEEGFLKLRDDYNNDPDPLDLYVLSSYSFNYQIRFNQDMKYNNPFGRKRSRFSNSMRENLRQFVTKLHTIDATFTSNYFSDFDTSHLTQDSLVYVDPPYLISDGTYNDGDRGFGNWTQQQENDLYDFLDALNDRNIKFAMSNVFKHKGHVNQTVIDWAIKYNIRHLNANYSQSSYHTNLLGTDEVLITNY; translated from the coding sequence ATGAGGTTTATCGGAAGTAAAACAAGATTATTAACACAAATAGACGAGTTACTCACTAAACATCTAGATGGGTCTGAGAAAACCTTTGCGGATATTTTCTCAGGATCCAACGTTGTTGGTGAGTATTTTAAAACAAGATATGCGATCACAACAAATGACCTCTTATATTTCTCATATGCTCTAGCCAAAGGGGAGATAGATTTAAACAGTCAGCCCAGTTTTACTGGTTTGTTTAAGTTAAATATCCATAATCCCTTTGACTATTTCAACCAATATGATATTTCAAACTATAGTGGTGATTTTATAACTAATAATTACTCTAGTGCCGGTAAAGAAAAACGTCTGTATTTTACTGTCGCAAATGCCAAAAGAATTGATTTTATTAGAGTGACTATACAAAAATGGCTGGATAATAATGATATAACCAGTAATGAATATTTCTATTTATTGGCTAGTTTGATTGAAGCAGTACCTTTTGTTTCCAACACTACTGGAACATATGGGGCATATCTTAAGAACTTTAATGATAAAAGAGCCACAAAACCTCTTAAATTAGAACCTATGAAAATTCATAATAATAAGCAACAAAATAGAGCATTTAATGAAGACGCCAATGAACTGGTGAAGAAAATCCATGGCGATATTGTTTATATCGATACACCGTATAATATCAGACAATATGGATCAAACTATCATTTGCTTGAGACAATAGCTAGATATGATGATCCCAAGATCCACGGAGTTAGTGGAGTTAGAGATTATACAGATCTAAAATCTGAGTATTCAGCTAAAAATAAAGCCAAAGAAACTATGCAAGACTTACTTGATAATCTTAAATTCACACATGTTTTATTAAGTTATTCTACAGATGGTATTATCTCAGAAGACGAACTAAATGAAATGATCGGACAAGTTGCTGTCGATGGAAGTTTGGAAGTTATTAAGATTCCGTTTAAAAAATATAATTCTAGACTCAATAAAGATAATAATCAGTTATGTGAGTTATTATATTATTTCAGAACAAGTCATCAAGAGGATAATGAATTGTTGCAGATACAGTCAGTTAAATTGCCCAGTGATAATTCTAAGTATATAAAAAGTCCACTGAATTATACAGGTGGAAAATTCAAGCTATTACCGCAATTGATTCCTAACTTTCCCAAACACATAGATACAATGGTAGATTTATTTAGTGGTGGAGGTAATGTGGGTATAAACGTTGATGCTCATCAATATTACTTTAATGATGTTAATGATCGAATTATAGATATGTTCAAGTATTTCCAAAATAATGAATTCAACGATATCTTGGATAGAATAAATTATCAAATAGATAAGTATCACTTAGATAAAGAGAATGAGGAAGGATTTTTAAAACTTAGGGATGATTATAATAATGATCCTGATCCACTAGATTTATACGTCCTTTCATCATACAGTTTTAACTATCAAATCAGATTTAATCAAGATATGAAATATAATAATCCATTTGGCCGTAAACGTAGTAGATTTTCCAATAGTATGAGGGAAAATCTGCGACAATTTGTTACAAAACTGCACACCATAGATGCTACATTCACTTCCAATTACTTCAGTGACTTTGATACGTCACACTTAACACAGGATTCATTGGTCTACGTTGATCCTCCTTATTTAATAAGTGATGGAACATATAATGATGGTGATCGTGGATTCGGGAATTGGACTCAGCAACAAGAGAATGATTTATATGATTTTCTAGATGCATTGAATGATCGTAATATCAAATTTGCAATGTCAAATGTCTTCAAACATAAAGGACATGTCAATCAAACGGTGATCGATTGGGCAATCAAGTATAATATTAGGCATTTAAACGCTAATTACTCCCAATCTTCGTATCATACTAATTTGTTGGGAACAGATGAGGTGTTGATAACAAATTACTAA
- a CDS encoding DUF5067 domain-containing protein, with translation MKTKGLALTGLTILLASTLVGCSSGNDNSSKKESSNDNKTIKVAKKNTDKYYFKNNKLVTRDLSIQIIQNKVLSPGETGNDSDKPVIAFWYKVTNKTNKEIDANTAWIAIFKAVQDNNENTINELKVAALPDNQYLDSQASAIKKNGTVENAVAYTLSDTNTPVQLNATKGVDGKKLGTMKYELNYNEM, from the coding sequence ATGAAAACCAAAGGTTTAGCATTAACGGGATTAACTATTCTTTTAGCTTCCACACTTGTTGGATGTTCAAGTGGTAATGATAATTCTTCCAAAAAAGAGTCCAGCAATGATAATAAGACAATCAAAGTTGCAAAAAAGAATACTGATAAATATTATTTCAAAAATAATAAATTAGTAACTCGCGATTTGAGTATTCAAATCATTCAAAATAAAGTTCTATCACCTGGTGAAACTGGCAATGATAGTGACAAACCAGTAATAGCATTTTGGTACAAAGTAACCAATAAAACTAACAAAGAAATTGATGCAAATACAGCTTGGATAGCAATATTCAAAGCTGTTCAAGATAATAATGAAAATACCATAAATGAATTAAAAGTAGCGGCATTACCTGACAACCAATATCTTGATAGTCAAGCCTCAGCAATAAAAAAGAACGGGACCGTTGAAAATGCCGTAGCATATACTTTATCCGACACAAATACACCAGTTCAACTCAACGCGACAAAAGGTGTTGATGGTAAAAAATTAGGTACAATGAAATATGAATTAAATTATAATGAAATGTAA